One stretch of Astatotilapia calliptera chromosome 3, fAstCal1.2, whole genome shotgun sequence DNA includes these proteins:
- the LOC113014672 gene encoding selection and upkeep of intraepithelial T-cells protein 1-like gives MAGLIWILLSACLLGCTSQVSLSGQKNVTAESGRNVTLTCQARKNIQTVEWRRADLGDEYVFLYRDERKTSVHQHPCFKDRVDLKDKQMKDGDVSLILNNVTINDTGTYECRVVEKGTIGLKLISIITLSVVPPGSVGLIVGVVVAAAAPVVAAVAGFVIYRNHKKAKEVRLRPLVIKQSPAAVPTSQCCQ, from the exons TTTCTCTTTCAGGCCAGAAAAACgtcacagctgagtctggaaGGAACGTCACTTTGACATGTCAAGCTCGAAAAAACATCCAGACTGTGGAGTGGAGAAGAGCTGACCTGGGAGATgaatatgtttttttgtatcGGGATGAGAGGAAAACTTCAGTGCACCAGCATCCATGTTTTAAGGACCGGGTGGATCTAAAGGAcaaacagatgaaggatggagacgtgtctctgATTCTGAACAATGTGACGATTAATGACactggaacatacgagtgtcgtGTCGTTGAGAAAGGAACAATTGGTTTGAAGCTCATCAGCATCATCACCCTGAGTGttgttcctccag gatCTGTTGGACTAATCGTTGGTGTGgtagttgctgctgctgcccccgttgttgctgctgttgctggaTTTGTGATCTACAGAAACCATAAAAAGGCAAAAGAAGTTCGTCTCAGACCTCTTGTCATTAAACAGTCTCCTGCTGCTGTTCCCACTTCCCAGTGTTGTCAGTGA